One window from the genome of Nitrospiria bacterium encodes:
- a CDS encoding aldo/keto reductase, translated as MEYRTLGRTGLKVSEIGFGAWGIGKTWWGPADDRESLKALTRAMECGINFF; from the coding sequence ATGGAATATCGGACGCTGGGGCGAACAGGCCTTAAGGTTTCAGAAATAGGGTTTGGGGCATGGGGAATCGGAAAAACCTGGTGGGGCCCTGCGGATGATCGGGAGTCGCTTAAAGCGCTAACCCGGGCCATGGAGTGCGGCATTAATTTTTTTGA